One Novosphingobium sp. 9U genomic window, ATCAACAGACTGTCGCCGAGCGCAAGGCGATGATGACCCGGACACTTGCCGCTTGCCGACCGCTGCGCGTCGCTACGGCCCGCGCCATGGATGCCACCCTCGCGCACAAGCCCGATTGGACCGATGCAGTGATCCGCCGTGCCAGGATCGAGCGCATTCTTGATGCCATGGAACAGCGCGTCGGGTTCACGGCGCACGATCCGGAAGGTTTTCAGGCCATGGTCGAGTCGTTGCGCCAGTGCATGAGCACTGGACGCAAGGACTGTGAACCCGCGCCTCCCACCCGATCCCAGTTGAATTGAGACCCATGCTCCACATCGAAAACCTTCAGGCGACCGTCGCCGACAAGCCGATCCTCAAGGGGCTCTCGCTGCAGATCAACGCGGGCGAGATCCATGCGATCATGGGACCGAACGGCGCGGGCAAGTCGACCACCGGCTATGTGCTGGGCGGTCGTCCGGGGTACGAGGTGACCGGCGGTTCGGTCGAGTTCCTGGGCCAGGACCTGCTCGAGCTGGAACCGCACGAGCGTGCGGCGGCGGGGCTGTTCCTGGGATTCCAGTACCCGGTTGAGATTCCCGGCGTATCGTTCGTCCAGTTCCTGCGCGAATCGGCCAACGCCCAGCGCATGAGCCGTGGCGAGGAGCCCTTGTCGGGCGGCGAGTTCCTGAAGCTTGCACGCGAGAAGGCAGGGCTGCTGCGCATGGACATGGACATGCTGAAGCGGCCGGTGAACGTCGGCTTCTCGGGCGGCGAGAAGAAGCGCGCCGAGATGGTGCAGATGGGCATCCTCGACCCCAAGCTGGCGATCCTCGACGAGACCGACTCGGGCCTCGACATCGATGCGCTGCGCATCTGCGGCGAGGGCATCAACGCGATCATGCGCAAGCCCGACAAGGCGGTGCTGCTGATCACCCACTACCAGCGCCTGCTCGATTACGTGAAGCCGGACTTCGTGCACGTGCTCGCGGGTGGCCGCATCGTGCGCTCGGGCGGTCCGGAGCTGGCGCTGCAGCTGGAAAGCGAAGGCTACGAGGCGGTGGCGGCGTGACCACGCTCGAACTTCCGACCCGGAGGCACGAGGCTTACCGCTATTCCGACATCGACGCGCTGGTTGGCGTTTGGCCGGTCGCGCGCGAGGAGATCGTGGTCGCGGCGGGTGAGAGCGGTTCGCTCGATGTCGTCGAGACCGGCAGCGGCACGGTCGCGCGGCACTTGGTCGTGACGCTCGAGGCTGGCGCGCAGTTCGACTTGCGCGTGCTGCTGTCCGGGCCGAGCTTCGGCCGCATCGCCGTCGACGTGCGGCTGGGTGAGAAGGCGGACTTCACGCTGGGCGCCGCACAGCTGGCGACGGGCACCGAGACGGTGGAGATCGTCACCGAAGTCACCCATGCGGAGCCCGACGCCACTTCGGCGCAGATCGTGCGCACGGTGCTGGCAGGCCAGGCGACGGGCACGTACCTGGGCCGTATCGCGGTGGAGCGCGGCGCCGACGGCACCGATGCCGAGCAGTCGGTCCGCGCCATGCTGCTTGACCGCAGTGCAACGGCGAATGCCCGTCCCGAGCTGGAAATCTACGCCGACGACGTCAAGGCGGCGCACGGCTGCGCGGTCGGAGAGCTCGATGCGAACGGCTTGTTCTACCTCATGTCGCGCGGCCTGCCCCCGTCGCAAGCCAAGCAGCTGATGCTGCAGGCGTTCATCGCCGAGGCCTTTGCCGGCGCGGCAAACGAGCCGACACTCAGCGAAGCTGCGCTCGCCCGGCTGGAGACGATCCTGTGAGCGACACGCAGGACCGCATCGTCGGCGACGCCATGCTGGACGAGGCCCTCCGCCCAGCCCAGCCCGGTCAGGACTTGCGCGTGCAATTCCCCGGCATGTGGAACCTCGACGGCTCGCCTTGGCGCTATCTGGACACGGCCGCGACGGCGCAGAAGCCGCAGGCGGTGATCGACGCCACCGTGCAGGCGATGGGTGTGAACTACGCCACCGTCCACCGCGGCGTCTACGCCCGTTCCGCCGAGATGACGCTCGGCTTCGAGGCGGCGCGGCGGCGGGTCGCGGCCTTCATCGGCGGAAGCGAGGATGAGGTGGTGTTCACCCGCGGCGCGACCGAGGCGATCAACCTCGTCGCCAGCACCTGGGGCGAGGCGAACCTGCGTGCGGGCGACCGCATCCTGATCTCGATGCTCGAGCACCACTCCAACATCGTGCCCTGGCAGCTCCTGCGCGAGCGGACCGGCGTGGCAATCGACGTATGCCCGCTGACGCAGGACGGGCGCATCGACCTCGATGCCGCGGCCGCCATGCTGACGCCTGCGCACAAGCTCGTCGCCCTGGCCCATGTCTCCAACGTGCTGGGCTCGGTGCTCGACGTGCGCCGCGCGGCCGACCTGGCGCACGGCGTGGGGGCCAAGCTGCTGATCGACGGATGCCAGGCGGCGCCCCGCATCAAGCTCGACATGGCCGCGCTCGATTGCGACTTCTACGTCTTCTCCGCGCACAAGCTCTATGGCCCCACCGGGATCGGCGCGCTGTGGGCGCGGGCCGAGATCCTCGACGCCATGCCGCCGTGGCACGGCGGCGGCGCGATGATCGACACCGTCACCTTCGAGAAGACCACCTTCGCCTCTGCACCGCAGCGGTTCGAGGCGGGCACGCCGATGATCATCGAGGCGATCGGGCTGGCGGCTGCGATCGAGTGGCTCGAAGCAATCGGTCTCGACGTCGCCTACGAGCACGAGCGCAGCCTTGCGGCCAAGCTGCGCGACGCCTTGGGCGAGCGCAACGATGTGACGCTGTTCGGGCCAGCCGACGCAATCGGCATCACCAGTTTCGCGCTGGACGGGGTGCATCCGCACGACCTCGGCACTATCTTGGACGAGGAAGGCGTGGCGATCCGCGCCGGGCATCATTGCGCTCAACCCTTGATGGAGCACCTGGGGGTGCCGGCGACGGCACGGGCCAGCTTCGGGCTCTACAACGACGAGACGGACATCGAGGCGCTCCTGAAAGGGTTCGAGCGCACGCGGAGGATTTTCGCCCAATGACTGAAGATACTCGTGACGACACCCGCAAATTCGCGGTCGAGGAAGTCGCGGCAGGGAGCCCGCCACCGCGCGCCCGTGTCGAGGACGCGCCGATGGACGAAGCCGGTGTCGAGGCGCCGCATGGCGACGAGACGCCGAGCCAGAAGCTCGCCCGCAAGCGCGACTACCTGGAAGGGTTCCTGGCCCAGCAGCCCGAGGGTGAAGATCCTGCGGCTCCCGGCGGCGCGATCTACGAGGGCGTGATCGCCGCACTCAAGGAGATCTACGACCCCGAGATTCCGGTGAACATCTACGAGCTGGGGCTGATCTACGGCGTCGATGTCTCGCCCGAGGGCGGCGTTGCCGTCACCATGACCCTGACGACGCCGCATTGCCCCGTCGCGGAATCGATGCCGGGCGAGATCGAGCTGCGCGTCGCCGCAGTGCCCGGCGTACGCGACTGCGAGGTCAATCTCGTCTGGGATCCGCCGTGGGACATGGCCAAGATGAGCGATGAGGCCAAGCTCGAGCTGGGGATGCTGTGAAGCAGGCCGCGACCCTCGACCTGGCGCTGACGATCGATCCGGTCGGCTTCCGCAACCCGGATGATGCTGCGGCGCTGGTGCACGTGCTCGATGGCTATGCGCGCGATCCGATGGGTGGCGGCGAGCCACTGGCGGATGATGTGCGCGAGCGCTTGCCAGCCGGGCTCGCCGGCACTCCTGGGGCCTTCGCCTTCCTCGCACGGCTTGGCGGCAGGCCGGTCGGCGTGGCGGTATGCTTCACCGGATTTTCCACCTTCGCGGCCGCGCCGCTGGTCAACATCCATGACGTCTGCGTGCTCGCCCCGCACCGCGGTCACGGCATCGCCAGTGCCTTGTTCCAGCGGATCGAGAGCGAGGCGCGTGCGCGCAACGCCTGCAAGATCACGCTTGAAGTGCTGAGCGGCAACCACAACGCTAAGCGGCTCTACAAGTCGCTGGGCTATGGCGACTACACGCTCGATCCCGAGGCCGGACACGCGCTGTTCTGGCAGAAGAGGCTGACATGACCACCGAAATGACTGGCACCAAAGTCCGCGCCCGCCCCGCCGCCGTCGTGCTGACGCCGGGCGCCGAAGCCCGCATTGCCGAACTGATGAGCAAGGCTCCTGACGATGCGATCGGCGTCAAGCTCTCCACCCCGCGGCGCGGTTGCTCGGGCCTGGCGTACTCGGTCGATTACGTGGGCGAGGCGAATGCCTTCGACGAGCGCATCGAGACGCCGGGCGGCCTGTTCTTCATCGATGGTGGCTCGGTGCTCTACCTGGTTGGCAGCACCATGGACTGGGTGGAGGACGATTTCTCGGCCGGGTTCGTCTTCAACAACCCCAACGCCAAGGGCTCGTGCGGTTGCGGTGAGAGCTTCACGGTCTGAAGCGAGGGGCCGCCAACGCCCGAACCTACCGCCCCTTCAGCGCCGCTACGCACGCAGCCCGGTCGACATCCTGCCCATCCGATGATCGCCGCGCATCGACGTAGGAGGCCAGCGGCTCCTTCGATTGGGCCGTGGGATAGAGGAACACGTCGAGCACGCAGGCCTTGCCGGTGAACTGCAGCTTGCGCGCGTCGCCTTCCCACACGTTCAGCCGCGCGGCGCCGAACTGGCGCACCAGCTGGCTTTCGCTCGCGCCGATCACGCCCTGAAGACCTGGGATCGTCTGGAAGGTGGGATCGCGGGGCGTTGCACGCACGGGCTCGCGAATGGTGGCGCCTTTGCCGGGGCGCGGAGTGCTGGCCGGTCCGGTTGAGGCACAGGCCGCCAGGAACGGCACCAGCAAGGCCAAGCCGGCGAGAGCGCGAACCCGGGCCAGGCCGGCTGCTGATGGGCTGGAATGTAATCGCGCTATGGACATGGTCGCTGCCCGCATCGCGCGCGCCTTGCCTGGTGTCAACGCCGCGCACGGTTGCCGCGGGTCGACCCGCAGGCTACTCGCGGCATGAGGCCGATTGGCGGCACCTGTGAATATGCCAGAGGAATGTCAGCAAGCATGAGCGATACCCAGCCCGAACTGCGATACGACGTAATCGCGATCGGCAACGCCCTGGTCGACGTGCTGGCGCACAGCTCGGACAAGGTGATCGAGGACCTTGGCCTGACCCGCGGCGGCATGACGCTGATCGATACCGCGCGCGCCGAGGAACTCTACGCGCACATGGGCCCGACGGCGCAGATCTCCGGCGGCTCGGCGGCGAACACCTTGGCCGGCATGGCTGCGCTCGGCGCGCGTTGCGCCTTCATCGGCCAGGTTGCCGACGATCAGCTGGGCGAGGTCTTCGCGCATGATATCCGCGCGGCGGATATCGCCTTCGGCACGCCTGCGCGCGCGGGCGATCCGCCGACGGGGCGCTGCCTGATCTTCGTGACCTCGGACGCGCAGCGCACGATGAACACATTCCTCGGCGCCTCGCAGTTCCTGCCGGCCGAGGCGCTGGACCTCGATGCGATCGCGGCATCGGCAGTGCTCTATCTCGAAGGATACTTGTGGGATCCTGCCGAACCGCGCGCTGCCATGCGCAAGGCGATCGACACCGCCAAGGCGGCAGGACGCAAGGTCGCCTTCACCATGTCCGACGCCTTCGTCATCGATCGACATGGCGGTGACTTCCGCGAACTGATCGCGCAAGGGCAGATCGATATCCTGTTTGCCAATGCAACGGAGCTTGCGGCGCTGACGGGCCTTGAAGACTTCGACGCCGGCCTCGCATCCCTGGTCGACCATGTCCCCGTCATCGTCGTGACGCGCGGCGAGCACGGTGCCGTGGCCATCAGCGGCGGTGAGCGGGTGGAAGTGCCTGCCGAGCCGATCGCGCGCGTGGTCGACACCACCGGCGCCGGCGACTTGTTCGCAGCCGGGTTCCTGTTCGGCCATGTCCGCGAGCGTCCGGCCGCCGAGTGCCTGCGGCTCGGCGCGATCTGCGCAAGCGAGGTCATTTCGCACTTCGGCGCCAGGCCGGAAGTCAACCTGGCCGAACTCGTCGCCGAGCGAGTGGGCTGAGGCGATGCGCAGCCGCCGGGGAGGAACGCGATGACCTGCCCGGCGCTGATCGATTTCGAAGCGAGCTGCCTGCCAGAATACGGCCACTCCTACCCGATCGAAGTGGCGATCGCGAAAGTGGACGGATCCAGCCGCACCTGGCTCATCCACCCTGCGGAAGCCTGGCGGTTCTGGGACTGGTCGCCCGAGGCCGAAGCGTTGCACGGGATCAGCCGCGAGCTGATCCAGCGTGAGGGCCTCCCGTGCGACCAGGTCCTGGACGAGATGACGGCGTTCGCAGGCGATTGCCCGGTCTACGCCGATGCCGACCTCGACGCCTACTGGCTGGAGATCCTGGCGCACGCCGCCGGAGCGAAGCCGCCGTTCGCCGTGCACTTCCTGGGCGAGTACTTCGTGGAGCGCGGCTACACCCGCCCGCAAGTGGTCGAAGCGCTCGCCGCAGCGCGCCAGCGGCTGCCGACGGAGCACATCGCCCGCGACGATGCGAGCCGGTTGGCGCTCACCGTCAAGCTCCTGATGGATGGCGAGACGGCCTGACGGACATGCGCTTTATCCTCTCTCCTTCAGGGGAGAGGATAATCCAGAAGACATGTGCGCCGACCTAACCGGCTGCAGCGCCCCAAGTCTCGCCATCATCCGGGACCGCACCACCCTGCATCTCGCCCAGGCACTGCGAGCGAGCCGCATCGCGATCCGACACCAGGCGGTTGCTGATCGACAAAGGCAATGCGCAGCCATGCTCGGGTTCGACCGGGTACTTGCGCGCGCAGCCCTCGCGCGTGCTGAACAGGTCGTCGGCACAATCCTCATAGGCCGCCTCCTGCCGGTCGTGCTGCGCCCGGCACGCTGCCGTCCAGCGCGCGCTGTAAGTCGTCTGCGCGGCACCGACACAGGCTTGGTAGCGCTCGCGAGCGGCCTCGCGCTGTTGCTGCTCGGCCCGGCGCGCACGTTCGATGTCGGCGGAGCGGTCGATCGCCGCTGCCTGGCGCTGCGTTCCGCTTTCGACTGTTTCATGGATCGCCTGCGCCGGCAGGAACACGCCGAAGTAGTAGCCGACGCCTCCGCCTGCCAGCAATGCGCCGGCCGCAAGGCTGAGCTTCAGGACGGTGTCGACCGACGCCGCCATGGCGCTCAGGCCTGCTCGCGCGCGACTTCGCGCCAGCCGATGTCGCGGCGGCAGAAGCCGGTCGGGAACGAGATGGCGTCGACCGCAGCGTAAGCCTTCTCCTGCGCATCCCCGACACTCGAGCCTGTGGCAGTGACGTTGAGCACACGCCCGCCGGTCGCGGTCAGCACGCCGTCGATGCCAAGGGCCGTGCCCGCGTGGAAGACCTTGGCGCCACCCGCCTGGGCTGCCGGGATGCCGTCGATGCGGCCGCCCTTCTCGGGCGTGCCCGGATAGCCGTTCGCGGCCATGACCACGGTCAGCGCGGCCTGCGAGGAGAAGCGCGGCGGCTCGATCGCTCCCAGCCGGTTCTGCGCACAGGCGAGCAGCAGTTCGACCAGGTCGCTCTCCAGCCGCATCATCAGCACCTGGCATTCGGGATCGCCGAAGCGGCAGTTGTACTCGATCAGCTTGGGCCCTTCGCGCGTCAGCATCAGCCCGGCGTAGAGCACGCCGGAGTAGGGCGAGCCTTCATTCGCCATCGCGCGCACCGTCGGTGTCAGGATGCGGGCCATAGCCTCGCCCTCCAGCGCAGCGGTGAGCACCGGCGCCGGGCTGTAGGCGCCCATGCCGCCGGTGTTGGGGCCGGTGTCTCCCTCGCCAACCCGCTTGTGATCCTGTGCCGAGCCGAACGGCACGATGGTGCTGCCGTCGGTCAGCGCGAAGAAGCTTGCCTCCTCGCCGGTCAGGAACTCCTCAATCACCGCCTCGGCGCCCGCTTCGCCGAAGCGGCCCGAGAAGATCTCGCGCACGGCCTCCTGCGCTTCTTCCATCGACATGGCCACGGTGACGCCCTTGCCCGCGGCGAGGCCATCGGCCTTGATGACGACGGGAGCGCCGAAACCATCGAGCGCTGACAATCCATCTGCCTCGTTCGACACGCGCACATAGGCGGCCGTTGGAATGCCGGCGCGCTCGCACAAGTCCTTGGTGAAGCCCTTGGAGCCTTCCAGCCTCGCTGCGCCGCGGCTGGGACCGAAGACGGACAGACCAGCGCCGCGCAGCGAATCAGCCAAGCCATCGACCAAAGGCGCTTCCGGCCCGATCACCACCAACCCGATCGCCTGCGCCTCGCAGAACGCGATGACGGCGGGGTGATCCGTAGCGTCGAGCGCGACGCAGGTCGCATGCTCGCCAATGCCGGGATTGCCGGGCGCGGCGTAGAGCGTGCCGCAAAGCGGGGATTGCGCCAGCTTCCAGGCGAGCGCATGCTCACGGCCCCCCGATCCCAGCAACAGGATGTTCATGGCTCTGCCTTTCGATGACGACGATTATGGAGACGAACGGAAAGCGCCGCTCGTAGCCAAGGCGATGCCCGGCGACAACGCCGAGCCGCTGTCGATCAGCGAACTTTCCGCACGGCTCAAGCGAACGGTGGAGGATCGCTTCGGCTTCGTGCGCCTGCGCGGCGAATTGTCGGGCGTGAAGCGCGCCGCTTCGGGCCACCTCTACTGCTGCCTCAAGGACGACAAGGCGGTGATCGATGGCGTGATGTGGAAGGGCGGCGCGCAGCGGCTCGCGTTCCGCCCGGAGGACGGCGTCGAGGTGATCGCCACCGGCAAGCTGACCACCTATCCCGGACGCTCCAAGTACCAGATCGTCGTCGAGAGCATGGAGATCGCCGGCGAAGGCGCGTTGCTGGCGCTGCTGGAAAAGCTGCGGACGCGGCTGGCAGCCGAGGGTCTATTCTCCGAAGCCAACAAGAAGCCGCTGCCGTTCCTGCCCGCAACCATCGGCGTGGTGACCTCGCCTACGGGCGCGGTGATCCGCGATATCCTGCACCGACTGGCCGATCGCTTCCCCAGCCGCGTGCTGGTCTGGCCGGTGCTGGTGCAAGGCGACGGCGCCGCGAGCCAGGTGGCCGCCGCCGTGCGCGGTTTCTCCGCCATGCCTGCGGATGGAGCGGTGCCGCGGCCTGACCTGGTCATCGTCGCCCGCGGTGGCGGTTCGATCGAGGACTTGTGGTCGTTCAACGAAGAAATCGTCGTGCGCGCGGTGGCCGAGTGCACGATCCCGACCATTTCCGCCGTCGGGCACGAAACCGACACCACCTTGTGCGACTATGCCGCCGACCGGCGCGCTCCCACGCCGACCGCTGCAGCCGAGATGGCCGTGCCGGTGCGCGCAGAACTGGGCTCGCAACTGGCCGAACTGGCACTGCGCAAGCGCCGCTGCGCACTTCGTCCGGTCGCGCTCGGCCGGGAGCGGTTAGAGGCACGCGCGCGCCACTTGCCCCGGCCCGAGGCACTGCTGGCAGTCAAGGCACAGCGCCTCGACGAGGCGAGCGAGCGCCTGCGTCGCGCCTTGCGTGAGCGTGCTGCCGGCGCCGGTGCCCGCCTCGATGCGCAAGGCGCGCGGCTATCGCTTCCGCTGCTGCGCCATCGGGTCGAGCGTGCGGAGGAACGCTTGGCTCGTGCCGGCCTGACGCCGGCCCTGCTGCAGCGGCAATTCGATATCGCTTGCAAGCACTTCGCGCCCGTCGCGCGAGTCTTACCTCAACTAAACCCAGACAAGCCGCTGGCCCGCGGTTTCGCGCGCGTGATCGACGCTTCTGGTCACACCCTAACCGATAAGACTCAGGCTGAGCGCGAGCCGACACTGACGTTGAGGTTCCGCGATGGCGACCTCACCGTGGTACCCAATGCCACACCCCGCCGCGCGGCCCGCCCGAAAGAGCCGGGCGTCCAGCAGGGCGATTTGTTCTGACCGAGACCATCTGCTAGATCGATGCCCATGTTGATGTCTTCTGCCGACCGTCCTGCCACCTTGCGCTATGGCCCCAACGGCTTTCGCGTGCTGAGCCCGGGCAACCACGTCCTGTGCGCCGTCTCGGGCGAGAAGATCCCGCTCGAAGTGCTCCGCTACTGGAGCGCGGAGCGGCAGGAGCCTTACGCGACGGCCGAGATCGCGACCCGGCGGCTGCTCGGAGCGGCGTGAGGAGCAGTCGCGTGGCCGAGAGAGTGCCTGCCGTTTCGGCCCCTGCGTGGGTTAGCGCGATCTGTGTGGCAGCCAGCATCGCGCTGCTCGCCGGCTGCGCGCCATCGCCTGTGCCGCAAATGCCCCAGGGTGCGGTTGCTGGCGATGCTCCGCCGCCGGTCACCTTCGTGCCCGCGCGTCCGTCGACCTTCGCCTTTGCCGGAGAGCTAACGCAGGGCGGCTGGATCAAGGGCACCGTGCCCGCAGGTACGCGCACTCTAGCGCTGGCCGGTCAGCCGATCGCCTTTGCGCCCGACGGCAGCTTCTTCGCCGCCTTCGATCGCGACGCGCCGGCGACATCCGCTCTGGTCGCGACGCTGCGCTCCGGTGAGCAGGTCGTGCGCCAGCTCTCCATTGCGCCGCGCGCATGGCAGATCGAGCGCGTCAACATCGCGCGCCGTGAGAATGGGCCGACCGAGGCGTTCCTTGCGCTGCGCCGCCCCGAACTCGCGCGGATCGAGGCGGCTCGCACCCGCGTGACCGATGCTGCAGGCTGGCGGCAGGACTTCGTCTATCCGGTAAAGGCACGCATCTCCGGCCGCTTCGGCTCACAGCGCGTCTATCGGGGCGAGCCGGGTGCCTACCACTCGGGCCTCGACCTTGCAGGCGGCGCGGGCACGACCTTCGTGGCGCCCGCCGACGGTGTGGTCGTGCTGGCCGCACAGTCGCCCTTCACGCTGGAGGGCAACTTGCTGATGATCGACCACGGCATGGGCCTCAACAGCGCGTTCCTGCATTGCTCGCAGATCCTGGTGCGCGAGGGCGAGCATGTGCGCCAGGGTCAGCCGATCGGGCGGATCGGCGCGACCGGACGCGCCACGGGCCCGCATCTGCACTGGTCGGTGAAGTGGAACGACGCCCGCATCGACCCGATCCTGCTCACCGGTCCGATGAAGTAAGGGGAGCGCGCCCTCTCCGGGTTGCGCAGCGCAGCCACAAGCCTATCAGGCCATTGTGCGGCGCAACATCGCTCTTGTCCTGCTGATCGTCGGCGTCGCGCTGACCACCTGGCTGCGTTCCGAGCGCTGGCTAGTGGTGCCCAACGACACCCTGCATTTCACCGCCCTCAAGCTGCCGCCCCGGGCGGTCCTGAAAGCGCATCTGGGCGCCTTCGAACTCGAGGGCGCCTGGCACATGACCTTGGGCAACTACAAATTCGGCGGCTACTCGGCGTTGCTGGCGCTGCCCGATGGACGGCTGCTGGCGATATCGGACTTCGGCCGCTTTCTGGCTTTCACCCCGCCAGGGGGCCGCCAGCGTCCGGCCCGCCACGGAAACCTTATCAGCGATCCGCGCAACGACAAGCGCAAGGTCGACAGCGAATCGGCCACGCGCGATCCTCGCAACGGCCAGATCTGGCTGGGTTTGGAATTCCTGAACGGCTTCGTGCGCCTGGGGCCGAACTGGGCCGAGAACGGACGCGCGCAGCCTGCGAGCATGGCCTCTTGGGGCGAAAACTCTGGGCCAGAGGCCATGATCCGCCTGGCTGACGGGCGCTTCGTGGCGATGTCCGAAGGCGCGCGCGAGTGGCTCTGGCCCCGCCATCACGACGGCGTGGTCTTCCCCGGCGACCCCGTCGTGCTTCCGGATGCGGGCAAGCACTTCACCTTCGATGGCCCCTCCGCCTTCGATCCCGTCGACATGGCGCAGATGCCCGACGGCCGCGTGCTGGTGCTGATGCGGACGCTGATCTGGCCCTTGCCGGAGCGATTCGCCGGCCGCATCGCGATCGGCGATCCCTCCCGGATCCGCGCAGGGGCCACCTGGCACGTCACCGAAGTCGCGCGGCTTGCCTCGACGCTGCCGGTCGACAACTTCGAGGGCATGGCCGTGGTGCCGCGTGCGGACGGCAAGGTGATCGTGTGGCTGATCTCAGACGACAACCAGACCCGCATCCAGCGCACGCTGTTGTGGAAGCTGGTCGTCGATCCTGCCAAGCTGCCTCGGTAGAGGCGCCCCTCTTCCCGGACGGGGAGAGCGCAGGAACGGGAGAAGCTCGGGCCAGCTATTGCAGCCCGCTAGTCGCCCTAGGGCTTCCCACACGCAAAAAGGCGCGCGGATCGCTCCGCACGCCCCATGTTCGAATCGAAGCGCCCCGCGTTAGCGGAGCGGCTCGATCAGGCTGCCTGCTTCTTCTTCAGCTCGCGCTTCACCTTCAGGGCGCGCGTGCTGAGCTTCTCGTCCGAAGCCTTGAGCAGCCAGCTATCCAGGCCGCCGTTGTGCTCGACCGAGCGCAGGCCGTGGGTCGAGACGCGGAACTTGAAGCTGCGGTCCAGACCGTCCGACAGCAGCGTCACGTTCTGCAGGTTGGGCAGGTAGACGCGCTTGGTCTTGTTGTTGGCGTGGCTGACGTTGTGGCCGACTTGGCGGCTCTTGCCGGTCAGTTCGCAAATACGGGACATGGGTCTTCTCGCTAGATGGATGCTGTGCCGTTTAAACGGGAAGGCGCGCCCTTAGCGAGTCACCCCGCCAAGGTCAAGTTGTGCACAGGCCTGTCGCACGGTAGCGGTGCGTGCATGACCCGCTGGCCCCTGCCCCGACCAATGACGCTCGCTCTGGAGCAAGCCCGGCTGGCGGCAGCCGAAGGCGAGGTGCCGATCGGCGCAGTGCTGGTCAAGGACGGCGTGGTGATCGCTACCGGACGCAACGCGCCACGCGCACGCCACGACCCTACCTCGCATGCCGAGATCGAGGCGATTCGCGCAGGTGCCCAGGTGCTGGCGAACGAGCGGCTGGACGGGTGCGAGCTGTGGGTGACGCTGGAACCTTGCGCCATGTGCGCCGGCGCCATCGTCCATGCGCGGATCGCCAGGCTATACTACGGCGCTTCCGATCCCAAGGGCGGCGCGGTGGAGCATGGCGCGCGGGTGTTCGAGCAGCCGCAGTGCCTGCATCGACCGGAGGTTTACGCCGGCATCGGCGAATCGCAAGCGGCCGAGCTGTTGCGAGGCTTTTTCCGAGAGCGGCGTTGAGAGTCACGTCGTCCTAAGCCCGATCCGCAGCCAGCTTCGTCAGCAATGACCTCGAGTGTGGGCGCAGCTACAAACTACAGCCCGCGCCAGATCTTCAGCGGTGCCGCATCCGATGCACCCGTGTGCCGCCGGTCGCACTTTGCTGGGAGGAAGCGCCTCGAGTAACACAGCTGCACCTCGCGTAGCCAACCGGTCCGGCTCAGCTGCACGCCGACTTGCTCGGGCTTCCAGGCCGGATTGAGCCGCACGAAAGCAGCACGCAAGTCGCCTGCGGTCAGCGCATCCTGTCGCGACAAGCGGTCGGCATCGGGCCAGCGGATTGACCGCCACAGGATGG contains:
- the xseA gene encoding exodeoxyribonuclease VII large subunit gives rise to the protein MALPFDDDDYGDERKAPLVAKAMPGDNAEPLSISELSARLKRTVEDRFGFVRLRGELSGVKRAASGHLYCCLKDDKAVIDGVMWKGGAQRLAFRPEDGVEVIATGKLTTYPGRSKYQIVVESMEIAGEGALLALLEKLRTRLAAEGLFSEANKKPLPFLPATIGVVTSPTGAVIRDILHRLADRFPSRVLVWPVLVQGDGAASQVAAAVRGFSAMPADGAVPRPDLVIVARGGGSIEDLWSFNEEIVVRAVAECTIPTISAVGHETDTTLCDYAADRRAPTPTAAAEMAVPVRAELGSQLAELALRKRRCALRPVALGRERLEARARHLPRPEALLAVKAQRLDEASERLRRALRERAAGAGARLDAQGARLSLPLLRHRVERAEERLARAGLTPALLQRQFDIACKHFAPVARVLPQLNPDKPLARGFARVIDASGHTLTDKTQAEREPTLTLRFRDGDLTVVPNATPRRAARPKEPGVQQGDLF
- the rpmB gene encoding 50S ribosomal protein L28, translated to MSRICELTGKSRQVGHNVSHANNKTKRVYLPNLQNVTLLSDGLDRSFKFRVSTHGLRSVEHNGGLDSWLLKASDEKLSTRALKVKRELKKKQAA
- a CDS encoding nucleoside deaminase, yielding MTRWPLPRPMTLALEQARLAAAEGEVPIGAVLVKDGVVIATGRNAPRARHDPTSHAEIEAIRAGAQVLANERLDGCELWVTLEPCAMCAGAIVHARIARLYYGASDPKGGAVEHGARVFEQPQCLHRPEVYAGIGESQAAELLRGFFRERR
- a CDS encoding M23 family metallopeptidase, which gives rise to MPQGAVAGDAPPPVTFVPARPSTFAFAGELTQGGWIKGTVPAGTRTLALAGQPIAFAPDGSFFAAFDRDAPATSALVATLRSGEQVVRQLSIAPRAWQIERVNIARRENGPTEAFLALRRPELARIEAARTRVTDAAGWRQDFVYPVKARISGRFGSQRVYRGEPGAYHSGLDLAGGAGTTFVAPADGVVVLAAQSPFTLEGNLLMIDHGMGLNSAFLHCSQILVREGEHVRQGQPIGRIGATGRATGPHLHWSVKWNDARIDPILLTGPMK
- a CDS encoding esterase-like activity of phytase family protein produces the protein MRRNIALVLLIVGVALTTWLRSERWLVVPNDTLHFTALKLPPRAVLKAHLGAFELEGAWHMTLGNYKFGGYSALLALPDGRLLAISDFGRFLAFTPPGGRQRPARHGNLISDPRNDKRKVDSESATRDPRNGQIWLGLEFLNGFVRLGPNWAENGRAQPASMASWGENSGPEAMIRLADGRFVAMSEGAREWLWPRHHDGVVFPGDPVVLPDAGKHFTFDGPSAFDPVDMAQMPDGRVLVLMRTLIWPLPERFAGRIAIGDPSRIRAGATWHVTEVARLASTLPVDNFEGMAVVPRADGKVIVWLISDDNQTRIQRTLLWKLVVDPAKLPR
- a CDS encoding DUF2093 domain-containing protein, producing MLMSSADRPATLRYGPNGFRVLSPGNHVLCAVSGEKIPLEVLRYWSAERQEPYATAEIATRRLLGAA